One Bacillus amyloliquefaciens DSM 7 = ATCC 23350 DNA window includes the following coding sequences:
- the rlmD gene encoding 23S rRNA (uracil(1939)-C(5))-methyltransferase RlmD codes for MNQHQKKAPAELKIGQTFPLTIKRLGINGEGVGYFKKKVVFVPGALPGEEVVAEATNVQPKFSEARVKKIRKPSEHRVTPPCPVYDQCGGCQLQHLAYSQQLREKRDIVIQSLERHTRFNVEEMNIKETIGMDNPWNYRNKSQFQVGRSQSGSIIAGLYGLDSHKIVPIKECIVQHPATNKTTGIVRRILEKHNVSVYNERTKKGDVRTIVTRVGFETGEVQVVLVTAKETLPNKDEIVKAIQNRLPEVKSIIQNINGARTSVIFGDKTKALAGSHAIQEVLGDVSFELSARAFFQLNPEQTVKLYDEVKKAAQLTGKEKVVDAYCGVGTIGMWVSSGAKEIRGMDVIKESIDDAKKNAKKHGIKNAAYVTGTAEHWLPKWTKEGFRPDVVIVDPPRTGCDGTFLDTIKKVKPKRFVYVSCNPSTLAKDLQALSKDYRVEYIQPVDMFPQTAHVEAVAKLVLKSSN; via the coding sequence TGCCGAATTGAAAATCGGACAGACATTTCCGCTGACCATCAAACGCCTCGGCATTAATGGAGAGGGCGTCGGCTATTTTAAGAAAAAGGTTGTCTTCGTTCCCGGCGCTCTGCCCGGCGAAGAAGTCGTTGCCGAAGCGACAAACGTTCAGCCGAAATTTTCAGAAGCACGCGTCAAAAAAATCCGCAAGCCGTCTGAACACCGCGTCACGCCGCCTTGTCCGGTATACGATCAATGCGGCGGCTGCCAGCTTCAGCATCTGGCCTACAGTCAGCAGCTTCGCGAAAAGCGCGATATCGTCATTCAGTCTTTGGAACGTCATACGAGATTCAATGTTGAAGAAATGAACATTAAAGAAACGATCGGAATGGACAACCCGTGGAATTACCGGAACAAAAGCCAGTTTCAAGTCGGACGCTCGCAAAGCGGCAGCATCATTGCCGGCTTATACGGACTTGATTCCCATAAAATTGTTCCGATTAAGGAATGCATTGTCCAGCATCCGGCGACGAACAAAACAACGGGTATTGTCCGCCGCATATTGGAAAAACACAACGTATCTGTTTATAACGAACGGACCAAAAAAGGCGATGTCCGCACCATCGTGACGAGAGTCGGTTTTGAAACAGGCGAAGTGCAGGTCGTGCTTGTCACGGCGAAAGAGACACTTCCGAATAAAGACGAGATCGTCAAAGCCATTCAGAATCGTCTGCCCGAAGTGAAATCGATTATTCAAAACATCAACGGCGCGCGCACATCCGTCATTTTCGGGGACAAAACAAAAGCGCTGGCCGGAAGCCATGCCATTCAAGAGGTACTTGGTGACGTGTCATTTGAATTAAGCGCCCGCGCTTTCTTCCAGCTCAACCCTGAGCAGACGGTCAAGCTGTATGACGAAGTGAAAAAAGCGGCGCAGCTGACCGGAAAAGAAAAAGTCGTTGACGCATATTGCGGCGTCGGTACGATCGGCATGTGGGTCTCAAGCGGGGCGAAAGAGATCCGCGGCATGGACGTCATTAAAGAATCAATTGACGATGCGAAGAAGAACGCCAAAAAACACGGCATCAAAAACGCGGCATATGTCACAGGAACAGCTGAACACTGGCTCCCGAAATGGACGAAAGAAGGCTTCCGCCCAGACGTGGTCATCGTCGACCCGCCGAGAACGGGCTGCGACGGAACATTTTTAGATACCATCAAAAAAGTAAAACCGAAACGCTTCGTCTACGTATCCTGCAATCCTTCCACACTGGCGAAAGACTTGCAGGCGCTGTCGAAGGACTATCGCGTCGAATATATTCAGCCTGTGGATATGTTTCCGCAGACGGCTCATGTGGAAGCTGTGGCGAAGCTTGTATTGAAATCGTCTAATTAA
- a CDS encoding S8 family serine peptidase has protein sequence MKDLRRISIVFLFVIVSSLQPVSSRAEESNYDESIIINLDSKISESTINKVQEKYSNIETNYIKELDLLVINNIKPSQFSAIKDIAKEKLDANEIIEDKEISLPDKSKHIPAKVAPSSQFTEGNDTLYDSWLWNIKQVTNDYRSYHINKGSHNTKVGIIDSGIDFNHPDLKKNIVDTGESFVPVEDNTQDFYGHGTSVAGIIAANGDVKGVGPNLGLVPYKVFDKNGKSKRSWVISAIVKATEDDMDVINLSLSTFLSKKDKDDRETIKLFEKAFKFARKHNTLIVAAAGNHGYDISNSKKLAEQLGKPKDNILHLPGGDNDVITVSATTAQNTKASYSNYGKNISIAAPGGDLDTNKIDLYSLVWTTSPVNIPQTPLSKSLGFQKGYEPTLGTSVAAPIVTATAALLKTEYYEKYGEEMPNRKVEENLYQNTDHVENLDKNEVGSGIVNAYESLLNIER, from the coding sequence ATGAAGGATTTAAGAAGAATTTCGATAGTTTTCTTATTTGTAATTGTATCCAGTTTACAACCTGTTAGCTCTCGTGCTGAAGAATCAAATTATGATGAATCTATCATAATTAACCTCGACTCAAAAATTAGTGAATCGACAATAAACAAGGTTCAGGAAAAGTATTCAAATATAGAAACAAATTATATTAAAGAACTAGATTTATTGGTAATAAATAATATAAAACCAAGCCAATTCTCAGCAATCAAAGATATTGCTAAAGAAAAATTAGACGCAAATGAAATTATTGAGGATAAAGAAATTTCTCTTCCTGATAAAAGTAAACATATTCCTGCTAAAGTGGCACCTTCATCACAATTCACGGAAGGTAATGACACTCTTTATGACAGTTGGTTATGGAATATCAAGCAAGTTACAAATGATTATCGAAGTTATCATATAAATAAAGGATCTCATAATACAAAAGTAGGGATAATCGATTCAGGCATAGATTTCAATCATCCAGACCTCAAAAAAAATATTGTAGATACTGGAGAGTCTTTTGTTCCAGTTGAAGATAATACACAAGACTTTTATGGGCATGGAACTTCTGTGGCTGGAATAATTGCTGCTAATGGGGATGTAAAAGGAGTTGGACCAAATCTTGGTTTAGTGCCGTATAAAGTATTTGATAAAAACGGTAAATCTAAAAGAAGTTGGGTTATAAGCGCAATTGTTAAAGCTACGGAAGATGATATGGACGTAATTAATTTAAGTTTATCTACTTTTTTATCAAAAAAAGATAAAGATGATAGAGAGACTATAAAACTTTTTGAAAAAGCTTTTAAATTCGCTAGAAAACACAATACTTTAATTGTTGCAGCAGCTGGAAACCATGGATATGATATCTCAAATTCAAAAAAACTTGCAGAACAATTAGGTAAACCAAAGGACAATATCCTACATCTTCCTGGTGGAGATAACGATGTAATTACTGTATCTGCCACCACAGCGCAAAATACAAAAGCTTCTTACTCAAATTATGGAAAAAACATCTCAATTGCAGCCCCAGGTGGTGATCTGGATACAAATAAGATTGATCTATATAGCTTGGTATGGACTACTTCCCCTGTCAATATCCCGCAAACTCCGCTAAGTAAGTCACTAGGCTTTCAAAAGGGATATGAACCTACTTTAGGGACAAGTGTAGCAGCTCCAATAGTAACTGCTACAGCAGCCCTATTAAAGACAGAATACTACGAAAAATATGGAGAGGAAATGCCAAATCGTAAGGTTGAAGAAAACTTATATCAGAACACAGACCACGTTGAAAACTTAGATAAGAATGAAGTAGGTAGCGGTATCGTAAATGCTTACGAATCATTGCTTAATATTGAGAGATAA